One genomic window of uncultured delta proteobacterium includes the following:
- a CDS encoding conserved membrane hypothetical protein (Evidence 4 : Homologs of previously reported genes of unknown function), whose product MMITVLAILCIFLMAAALFLNLFGLPANWIALGFAALWTFLVPDTAMSLTVLAVMGGLAVAGEILETLMVQIWGKKYGGSTMGSVGGIIGALIGAIMCAPILFGIGALFGALAGAFLGSLAVELFRGRHNTEALRAAWGSMLGRFGGTMVKTAIGCAMVVIAAPRILP is encoded by the coding sequence ATGATGATCACCGTTCTTGCAATTCTCTGCATATTCCTGATGGCGGCCGCGCTTTTTCTGAACCTCTTCGGCCTGCCGGCCAACTGGATCGCCCTGGGATTCGCCGCGCTATGGACCTTCCTTGTCCCTGATACCGCCATGTCGCTCACCGTGCTCGCCGTCATGGGGGGCCTCGCCGTTGCCGGCGAAATTCTGGAAACGCTCATGGTCCAGATCTGGGGCAAAAAATACGGCGGCTCGACCATGGGATCCGTCGGCGGCATCATCGGTGCCTTGATCGGCGCCATTATGTGCGCGCCGATTCTCTTCGGCATCGGGGCGCTGTTCGGCGCGCTGGCTGGCGCGTTTCTGGGCTCGCTCGCGGTGGAGCTCTTCCGCGGCAGGCACAACACGGAAGCGCTGCGCGCCGCCTGGGGTTCCATGCTCGGACGCTTCGGCGGCACCATGGTCAAAACGGCCATCGGGTGCGCCATGGTCGTCATCGCCGCGCCGCGCATCCTGCCGTAA
- the fba gene encoding Fructose-bisphosphate aldolase → MPLTGPKEMFERAYKEGYSVGAFNVNNMEIIQGIMMAGAEEKAPLILQVSAGARKYAGQNYIVKLIEAALKETDLPVVLHLDHGPDFELCKACIDGGFTSVMIDGSHLPFEENIKVTKQVVDYAHDRGIWVEGELGQLAGVEEHVSAEKSIYTDPDQAVEFVQRSGCDSLAIAIGTSHGAYKFTGEAVLDFARLEKIGQMLPGYPLVLHGASSVPPEFVEMANKYGGKIGGAKGVPENLLRKAAGMAVCKINIDTDIRLAMTACIRQHFAEHPEDFDPRAYLKPAREAVKKMVAHKIKNALGCSGKI, encoded by the coding sequence ATGCCGTTGACCGGACCCAAGGAAATGTTTGAACGTGCCTATAAGGAAGGGTACTCGGTTGGGGCCTTTAACGTGAACAACATGGAGATCATCCAGGGCATCATGATGGCCGGGGCCGAAGAAAAAGCGCCCCTGATTCTCCAGGTCTCCGCCGGAGCCCGCAAATACGCGGGGCAGAACTATATCGTCAAGCTGATCGAAGCGGCGCTCAAGGAAACGGACCTCCCCGTCGTGCTGCACCTCGACCACGGGCCGGACTTTGAACTCTGCAAAGCCTGCATCGACGGCGGCTTCACCTCGGTCATGATCGACGGTTCCCACCTGCCGTTTGAGGAAAACATCAAGGTAACCAAGCAGGTTGTGGATTACGCCCACGACCGGGGCATCTGGGTGGAAGGGGAGCTGGGCCAACTCGCCGGTGTCGAGGAACATGTATCCGCGGAAAAATCCATCTACACGGACCCCGATCAGGCCGTGGAATTCGTGCAGCGCTCCGGGTGCGACTCCCTCGCCATCGCCATCGGCACCAGCCACGGCGCGTACAAATTTACCGGCGAAGCCGTGTTGGACTTTGCCCGGCTTGAAAAAATCGGCCAGATGCTGCCCGGCTACCCCCTTGTGCTGCACGGCGCATCCAGCGTTCCCCCGGAATTTGTGGAAATGGCCAACAAATACGGCGGCAAAATCGGCGGCGCCAAGGGCGTTCCCGAAAATCTGCTGCGCAAGGCCGCCGGCATGGCCGTCTGCAAGATCAACATCGACACGGACATCCGCCTCGCCATGACCGCCTGCATCCGCCAGCATTTTGCCGAGCATCCCGAAGACTTCGACCCGCGCGCCTACCTGAAGCCCGCGCGTGAAGCCGTCAAAAAGATGGTGGCGCACAAAATTAAAAACGCTCTCGGCTGCTCCGGGAAAATATAA